The window ctcactctgtcacccaggctggagtgcagtagtatgatctcagctcatggcaacctccaccttccggcttcaaatgattctcgtgcctcagcctctctagtagctgggattgcaggcatgcatcaccacatctggctaatttttatattttttgtagagacggttttgccgtgttggacaggctggtcttgaactcctgacctcaagtaatccacttacctcggcttcccaaagtgctaggattacaggcatgagccactgtgcctggccaattggGTCTTTTTAAGCTACTTAATATACATAAAATCTACATTAGTAGTTTAAGAGTGAGTTGTGAGGAAGGAAGTGAAAAAAAGTCTGGTTATTTACTTTGCTATTAAACCAGtctttgcttcagtttcttcataatgtcaCATTTGGCAAATTTCACTGCTTGCCAGTTTTGTAATGCAGTaagcaaaattagaaaaagaaaggaaatagtccgggcgtggtggctcacgcctgtaatcccagcactttgggaggccaaggtgggcaaatcataaggttaagagatcgagaccatcctggccaacatggtgaaatcccgtctctactaaaaatacaaaaattagccgggtgtggtggcacgtgactgtaatctcagctactcgggaggccgagtcaggagaatcacttgaacccaggagacggaggttgcattgagctgggattgcacctcACTctggcctggcgacagagtgagactccgtctcaaaacaaaaaaaaaagaaagtaaaaggaagtAACGATGTCTGCCCACTTTTTTCTTTGTCCATGGGTATATTAAGTTGAAGTCACTGTAGACAAAATTatagcttatttttatatatgatttatttgGGCTTTCCCAGCTCCTGGGCATAACTGATAATTAACTGTAATGCCTTCTGATTGCCACAAATAAGTGGACTCAGAGAATATCAACATCAAATCCAAGATTCAACttaagtcaggcacagtggctcacacctttaatcccagcactttgggaggatcacttgaggctgggagttgaagaccaccctgggcaacacagaccctgtctctacaaaacattaaaaaataaaatcacctgggtgtggtggcaagggcttatagtcccagctactagggaggctaatcTAGtctcaagaattgcttgagcctgggaggttgaggctgtggtgagcattgattgcaccactgtactctagcccgggcaacagagcaagatcctgggtctcaacaaatatttttttaaaaagattcaacTGATACATTCTATTCTCTTTATACTTTTTCATCAAAAACCTAATAAGATTAGTGTATTTCCGCTTTGGGGGGTGGAATTTGGAGGTGGTTATAGTCCTATCAGGAAACTGGAAATCAAATCCATCACTCTCTAAATTATAAATGTAGTAGTTTGATATTTTTCattccaaaggagaaaaaaaacccacctaGAGCAGTGTTTCTCATGTGTATATTCCCCATGTAAGATAAAGTGCAGTTGCAGGATCAGGTGGAGGGCTGTGGAGGAGCCTAGAGAGGAGTAGTCTAGGGGGTTTGGTGATTTTACTTGAACTGAAACGCAGCAGTGGGAAGAAATTTGCTTTGTTGGTTATCCTAGAAGCTAGAGCCAGGATTAACAGATAAAAGTTACAGAGAGATTTCAATTCAacttcagaaacaaacaaacaaacaaacgtttCAGCCCCTAGTACTGTCTAACCACTGACTGGGATTTGTCATGAAACACAGTCCTACCACAGGAGGTAACACAGGAGTCAGGAACGTAAGCCCCACAGTGGCTGGGAGGTGGCTGTCCTGAGTGATCCCCAAAGGCCTATCTAGAGCTCTATGTTATGATCACGTTATGATCACTTTAACTTACCAGAGCTCCTTTCAGGTCTTGGAGGGGAGAACGTGGCTGGTGCATGGTGCATTCGAAGTGCTGGGTTTCTGCCAGTTGACCAACCTCTTTGACTATCTGAAGAAAGAGAATGTTATTCTTTGAGATggagataaagaaatgaaatggTGTTTTCCATTTCCACCAAAAAATTGTGGAGAGTGGGGTCAAGGGGGATGTGGGGCTGAGGGGGACTGGGAAAGTTGCAGGATTAGCATAGGGACTTTAAGGACACAGGACATTTCTAGAGAATGGCATGGGGATCTGGAAATCATGGAAGACAGTAAGAAGATATCATATTTTCCCCTTAAAGATGACAAGAGGGAGGCGTTTTGAGCCTCATGAGAGTCAGTATACcccaaaaaacaaaccccaagaGTTTTTTATAGTTGTAAAAAgggttggtttttattttctaggttttaCTAAATATGTCATAGTTAAATGAGATTTGCTTCATGTATAACCTGCAGAGAAGAGGCTTCAGATTCCAGGTCTTCTTTAAtactaaattttatctttattatttctcagAAAAGAGATAATTCCTTCCAATGACaatgaaatgatttaaaatttttcccttTCTCAGCCCTAGGTTATTTTTCGGGTTAATCAGCTAACatagatggcttctttccttacaTGACCCTGATGAGTGGtcgtattttataaataaaaatcctcccagcactttgggaggccaaggtgggaggatcccttgagcccaggagtttgagaccagcctgggcaacatagggaagccccatctctataaaaaattttaagaattagttTGGTGTGAtaatgcatgcctgtggtcccagctatgcagaaggctgaggtgggaggatcacttgagcccaagaggtcaaggctgcagtgagctgtgattgtgctactaaactccagcctagataacacagtgagaccctgtcttagaaaacaaccccagaaaacaaaaaagcaagtacCTCACGTTAGTGTTGGTGCCAGTTCCATCATCTAATCTACACGAAATTAAATCAGCATGTTTTCTACTATGTTATTTTATCATCTTGAGTTTGCTAATTCCTGTATTCTACCAGTCTCCAACTTTGCTTAAATGCCCCTACCAGTGAAAAGAAATGATAGGGCATACATCCTTGATAAGGAtactcatttataaattataaaaatgtagtgATCTAAtatcacagatatttttaaaagatgcaatgAGGAAAAACACATACAAAGTTCTAACGTTTTCTTTCCAAATCCCAAAGAATCATCTTCTGATACAGACCTTGACCCTATCGCATTGTTTCTAATTTCTTTAGCAATCCCATACACTCAGAATGTGACGTGCTATCTCACACTTGTTGCTATTAATATATTCTTTTGGAATGTTTCCAGCTCTTTGTTTAGCCCGTCTGAACCGAAAGTAGGAATGGGACTTCTATTTTGTAAGTGCCTTATCTCAGCTGGAGTATCTAGGGTAAAACATCATAGAATATTGCCATTGGGGCTCAGCCTGAATGTTTAATATAGTTAAATTGAATCAAATTGCTATGTCTTATTTTGAAGCTGAGAGAAACTTACCTCTTGGAAAGAATCCATCAAATTTTCAGCATCTCTCTTTCCTCCAGGACGCAGTCCATAGGACCAGTGCTGGCTGGAGCAGCCCTCCACACACAGAGTCAGCAGAATAAGGCCAGCTAGGAGTTTTGGAATTGGCTCCATTCTAAGGCACATGAATGCACAATCAAATTAGACGCAGACAAGGTTGAGTAGAAACTAAAAGACCTCTTTAGTGAAAAAGCTAGCATCTCTATCACTAACCCTGCAGAAGACAGAAGTCAGAGTCACAGTTTTTATACACAGACACTGAAACTCAGAGACACCTGCTGGCTTGCCTTGAGTTCCTTAGCCACTGGGGACAAAATGAGTACTTAAGCTCACATGTTCAGGATCTTTTTAGTACTAAAACAgtctatacttttatttttattgtttggttATCCAAACCCCGTAATTCATCCCTTATCAAGTTCACCATTTTGCCGTAACATTTCCCCCGTTGTGGATTGGTCTTCACCTCTTTCATTCCTGAGATAAAGAGAACTGAGCCATCTGTTAAGGAAAGTAGCTTCTACTAGAAATCTCTGGCTAATATAAAATTGGTTGACATTAAATGGCTACCCCATGGTACTAatgacatttttctatttatcctTCAGTCTTCCTAGCGTTACTGCTGGCTGGACCATCTGTGGCTCAGGACTCAACACTGTTCAAAGTAGTTAGTCCCCGAACAAATGCCTTCCTAGCCAAGGGGGCCTCTAATTTTCTAATGAAATGTGTCTCCAAGTTAATTTTCATTTGATGGGAAAGAGGCTAAAGACTAAATCAAACACTGGTCGAGAAGTTGTGGGATTCCCCCAAAGCCTAGATCTCTGTGGCTGGTGCTGGCAAGGACAGTGAAGAACAGGACATCATTAGATACCGTCACACCTGGATTTAGCCCTTGGGCTGTCAAATGCCCTGTAGGCATACAATAGCAtacaatctaaaaaagaaaaactcgtGCTAGAAATAATACAAAGCCTTTTACCTGTTTAGAGGCAGAGAGCCAAAAAGATCCCAAGCTTCCCTTGAAGTAGGTTGAGTATTGTGACTTTTCTGTTTGCCTATCTTCCTTTTTATAGGGAATTTTTCCAGGACGTTGAAATGTTCCCTGCTGGTAAATTATACTGCACATggactatgcttttttttttttttttttaaatggtaatttttaaaaatcctcacaGAAAGCCCTTTAATGGTGTACGTAATTGGAACACCCCCTGGTGTATCTGTTAAATTTACTTAAGTGCAGCCATTAAAACCTCAGCTAAAACTGTTATAGCTGAGGCCACAATTCAAAGAGATTAAAATCCAACTAGGTTGGATTCCCTTGAGGAAACCAGCAGACCTTTGGAAAGTTCAAGGAAAATAGATGTCTTAGATTAAGTGACGTCAAATGCACACATAACTTCCACAAAGGAGGCTACACAATAAATACAGGACATTGAGTCAGGATGTCTGGGCGCTTCTGGCTCTTGGATTCTTCATTTGCAAAAGGAAGGGTGTAGACTAGATGGACTAGATGATCACAGAGttgctttcaattttaaaaatctgatttataAATAAGTGACACTATATACCAAGTTCATGTAGGATCCTAAATCAGTGCGTGTTTGAAAATTCCCTCATCTACCCATCAGGTTCCCTGCTTGACTTATCTTGAAAGCCTAGTTCTAAAGCATCAAAAAGGCAAGAAACCTATACCGAGAGCAAGACCATATTGAGCAGACTTACATCAACAGACCAACTCATTTCAGTTGATGCTTATTGAGTTAAATATGCAAATCATTGTTAAGGGCAGTGGGAACAGAAAGATGAGAAATTatagttatttaataaatagcaCATGTATAAGAGCACTCATTACAATAGCCCTGCAAAGTGGGTATCATTATCCAAATTTTATAGATGTTCCACCCCAGAGGTGTAACGGTGGACATGTTATTTACACAGGACAAgcatgtaaaacacacacacacacccattactcttaattacatttatttgaaTACACATGGTTGTCTTTCCCTAATTTACCCCTAGGCTGAAACCTATAATAGTCAAAGATCCCATCTTATTTAAATCTCTCTTAAGAAACCCCTGGCACTTAGTCAGCATTCAGTAAGTACAGGTTTGAATGAACGAACGAAGGAATGAATAGAAAGCAAAAAACTTTGAACCAGGTAAGGCCTAATGCTGCCTCTATTTCTGCATCAAAGATATGCTTTATCTGACACAGAATTAAACTTTCATGTGTAATTGGCTGTAAATCCTGTTATATTAGCTAAACTGTAAGATGGCTAACAAATATAACTGgatatttgttcattttacagCTGGGATTGGCAATTTCCCCGCAGGTAGGATGCTAAACCCATCAGTCATTGCCCAGTCTCCTCTGGAATAACTACATTTGTAGGGATTTCAGGGTAAAGAGAAATGGTGTCTTATCTAAGCAAATTCCCTTGCTTTGTCCAGCCATCTCTGTGGAGTCTGTCCAGTCCTCATGATATGATAGAGAAGGGAGTACACTTTAAAGTATAATTGCAAATAgaggagaatttaaaaataaaacgttaagtatttgactttgttccatttaaattatttcctttagacACTTTGACTCATGTGTCATTCTGACATGAAGAGTGGAATCTCATTGCACTACAGTATACAAGTAGGGACAGATCATTTTTCAGCAAGAGTTCATTATGGTTGAATAGTGCTAGTTTAAATTGTCCAATTGATTTGTATTTGCTGAGAGATGTGCATCTAAGTATTGCTGAAGCAGAAAATGTGGTCTCTGGATAGGACTAATGAAATGGGAGTTAAGACTTGTGACGCCTATTGTCCGGTGAATCACTTCTCTCTCGATTTCTTGTAGGTTATTTCTAACAGTTGagattaaatttttgaaaaatgctttgaaattatTAAGATGAATACAGCAATACCGTATTAACATTCTCTAGAGGgtgagaatatatatacacacacacacatatatatataaaggagagtttattaagtattaactcacacgatctcaaggtcccacagtaggccatctgcaagctgaggagcaaggaaagccagtccgagtcccaaagctgaagaacttggagtccgatgttcgagggcaggaagcatccagcacagaagaatgtaggctgggaggctaggcccatcTAGACTtctcacgtttttctgcctgctttatatttgctggcagctgattagatggtgcccacccagattaagggtgggtctgccttccctagcccactgactcaaatgttaatctcctttggcaacaccttcacagacatacccaggatcaatactttgcatgcttcaatccaatcaagttgatactcagtattaaccatcgcAAACATGGTCTATGAATTCATTCAATATGCTGTATGTCCTTAAAGTCTCCATTAGCACTGTCTTAGGTCACACAGCTCTCAAGGCAAGAGTCAACTTTGTTTTGACTTACTTTCTATATCACCAAATAGGTTATCAAACCACTATGTAATTAATGAGTTTTTGATATTGAATGACTAACTTAAAACCATTTAAGGATTCCATGGTTAGGTCAATTtaccaaaaagttaaatataataaattgggTTTAAATAATTGGATTTTACAGTTgtcatattttttctaaatttgaaagAATGGCTTTAGAGAAAAAACTGCTTCATCAACATCAAAACACCTCAAAATTATTACAGCAATGATTTCATAATCTCACTGAAATGacagatgaaaaaaatcttttcttgcCCTAATGTAAAATCTCAGCAGGAAGCACTTAAGGTTAACTCCTGCTGACACGTCTAATCAGGTTGTAAAAGGGTTTCAGAGAATTAATCCTTGGATAAGGTGCTTTATACTGAAATAATGTAACCACTTTTCTTTGTAGTAAtgaatcttttaattttaaaggtaATTCTTCCTTGGGGACTTAGTGCAATTCTAAGGTTTTCCATATattaaagatgatttaaagttgACATAGGGCAGATTTACAATACACATAAGAGTCataaaatgaaatggagaaaatattccaAGTCTTGATTTATGATTGAACCCTTCATAAGAATAATGAATTTACAACATTTTCTACTAGAATCTCCTTGAGACTGTAGTTGAAAGAACTAGACTACAATAGATAGTATTGCTTAGGCAGTTACTTGAGTACCAAATTTTACTAATGCAGATAATCTAGCTAGCTTACATTTAAAACCTTTTTCCTGTCATCCCAACAACTGTATTTTTACCTATGTGTACAGACATGTTTCCTCTCTAGGGTTAATGGAAGTTTTACTATTTTGACGGTTTCCTCCCTCCTTAAAATTCTCTATCCTAGTTATCAGGCAAAAAATGTTTTGGGGCATACTATTTATCCAGCCTAATAAAGCTAACTGGTAATATTCATCACCTAAAGAAAGAGTGATGAATTTAACACaaacaaattaaatgaattattggGGAGGCAGTCTTTTCTTTTGTTCAGAATTCATAAGGTTTGTGTTGTTAGCatggtgtattttttaaaagaatgaaaaaaataatcatgtttaaagaaataaatttactttAATGGTACTTTCAAAAAGACTAATCCCCAACAAATTAAGTTATActgtatttcctttgttacccAGAACCACAGGGCTGGTTGTCAACACATATTGAAGAAATGTAAGTAAAATACGGAAAGTGATGATTttcaaaaggaagagaagaaactcCTTTTCAACACTTTATATCATTTATTAATGCAGTATACATTAGATCTAAAATCTGCAGTTTCTAAGCACACCATGTTTAGATCTTTCAGATCCTTCTGCAGTTTTAGGTTATTTCTACAGAGGTACCTTTAAGTGAATGAATAACACATTCTATAATTCCTGAAAATATAGTACAGAGtgaaatgatttaaatataatttaggcACATATTGATTATGAAAATAGATTATCTCTCAATACAATACTTCTCTGTCttggtaaaaataataaagcaaagaaaataattcatttctgAAGTTGCTTTCCTTCACCTGTAAAGGTCTGATCTCCTCCCACTATGCATATGTACCCTTTACTGTTAAGGAAAGCTTTGCATATGTAGATATACAAGAATAAGCTACGTAAATACTAAAGATATGTCATTCTCCCAAAGGAGACACAGGTGGTTTTCAATGATTCCTTGCCTCATGTTGATGAGTCTGTAGAATTCAGAACCCATTTGGACACAGCTAATATCCCTGCTCTTGGGGTAGAAATAAGGACACCAGGTCATTGGTAGGGAGGTACAGGCCCTTTCTCTGCTGCTGCAGAGAGATAATGACTCAAGAAAATTGGGCTACAATTTGtttagaacatatatatatacacatagaagaATCACAGGTGCTGACTGATTGGTATTACACCTTGGACCAGCCAAATGCCTtttttactttacatatattttttggtgGCTGTAATCAAATGTGTGTTTAAAATTCCTCATTCCCCACTGTAGGGTTCTAGCTGCAATTATATTACATTGCCTTTTAGCAGGCAACTCTACCATCTTCATTCATATATGCTTTGATTGCAGTAGCTCTGGATTTAGTATCTATTTCTAAGCTGGCCCTATGTCAACTATTCGGTATTTGAATTAAATGAATATTAATGATGCAccttggttttttggttttgaagtGTCTTCCTATCCTTGTGATGATTGTATGAGAAAACTAGGCTAACAGTGTAAATAGAATTGCTTGGTCTGGTGTTGAGTGGAACTTGCCTAGAATGAAATTCTGAGaaattctcacttacaagtgttGTAGTGATAGGTAAGTGCTTCCTCCATCCAGAGTCCCACTGTACCTTTGGAATGACAGTGATGTACAACGATGTCTttcttctcactctgtctcaaTCAGTAAGAACTGGATATTACTTTAATTTAGCTACTGTTTTGTcctaaaaagtaaacattttaaaaatgaacctgAAAAGAGTCTTAGGGAGTCTGATCTCACCATATTCATATGGTGTGACAGGTATTTAAAGAGAGGAGGCATCACTAAAGCTATTTATAAACCTGAACAACCTTTTCCAAGTTTTCATAAAGTTTTAACAATTTAAATATCCATACTGCAtctaggtattcaataaatataattgcATATGTTGTGCTTTCCATAAATTAAAATCCTCAAATGCATCTCAAACCAAGATGGTATTTCCACATCATGCctatttaaaagcaaatataatagATACTATTCCTGGTCATAAAACCAGGTAAACCCCCCTACCCCGTTCAAAAGGCAGCAATATCTAGTTTCCCTACATCTATTAAATGAGTGCTTTTctgttaaaaatcagaaaatggaaaaaaagtcaGTTTTTTCTCTTATGCACCGCTCAGAACAAGCATAATCctctaaatgtttttttaaaatttccttacaGTGTTATTTCTTCTAGACAACTGAGTGGGTGGAGAAAGAAAAGTGATAaggaaaacattttcatcttgtATATCTTCCTCCAGCCCCTAAAATTCTCATCTGACACTTTGTGACATGTGTAGTGGTGTCAGCATCTCTTCAAATATAGCTCCCTTCACGTTGGACCCTCTCAGGTTGGCTTCTTGAAGATCACACCCAGACAGATCACAATTCTGCAAGATGAAAACAATATTCACATAATTCATGTGGAGATTTCAGGCCTTATCTGTTTCTGCTCAAAACGATTTCTGGGGCAGATTAGGAAAATGTTCCTATACAATAAAACTCATTTAATTTCCGGAAAACTGATGATACACCACCCTAAATTAAGATGATGTTCTATCTGTATTTGTTACCTCTAGTTAATGTTCAGGCTGTATATGTATAAACAAAGGTTAAAGAGGAAGCATGTCCCTTGttcttgcatattttaaaatgagacattgaaaacaggggtccccaactcctgggccacagactgatagtggtccatggcctgttaagaatcaggccacacagcaggaggtcaCCAGTAgatgaagcttcatctgtatttacagccactccctgTATGGCTCAAGTTACAGCCTGAGCTCCATCTCTGTCAGATCAGCAAGGGCATTAGATTCGCATAGGAGAGTGa of the Chlorocebus sabaeus isolate Y175 chromosome 8, mChlSab1.0.hap1, whole genome shotgun sequence genome contains:
- the GNRH1 gene encoding progonadoliberin-1 isoform X1, encoding MLPALEHRTPSSSALGLGLAFLAPQLADGLLWDLEIVMEPIPKLLAGLILLTLCVEGCSSQHWSYGLRPGGKRDAENLMDSFQEIVKEVGQLAETQHFECTMHQPRSPLQDLKGALESLIEEETGQKKI
- the GNRH1 gene encoding progonadoliberin-1 isoform X2, whose amino-acid sequence is MLPALEHRTPSSSALGLGLAFLAPQLADGLLWDLEIVMEPIPKLLAGLILLTLCVEGCSSQHWSYGLRPGGKRDAENLMDSFQEIVKEVGQLAETQHFECTMHQPRSPLQDLKGALLLG